The DNA region AGCTGTAATCCAGGGAAACATCAGAGAGGACATAAAACAGTCTCCGAATGAAAGGCTTATGATTTTGCAGACCTACATTGACCTTATAAAAGAAGCATCAAAGCATAATGTTGATCTCATAATCCTTCCTGAATCTGCCCTTCCTGTATATCCTCTGTATCAGGAAGAAGATGTTTACAGGGATTTCCTGTTTGATCAGTTAAAAAAAATAAGGAAACCGGTGCTTTCAGGGTTTGACAACATTTATTACAAAGACCACAAGCTAATTCTCCATAACTCAATCTTTATAATTGATAAAAACGGGAATATACTTGATCATTACAGCAAAATTAAACTTGTTCCATTTGGGGAGTATGTCCCATTTCCTTTTGGGGCTTTTAAACCTCTTTTTCCTTATCTCCAGGGATATGATTTCATGCCGGGAAGAGATAAAAAGATTTTGGAATTTAATAAGTTTAAAATAGTTCCCCTGATATGTTATGAAGTGATATTTCCTGTCTTTGTTGCAGATTTTTCTAAAGATGGAAACATTATTGTGAATGTAACAAATGATGCATGGTTTGGAAAAACTGTTGCACCATTCCAGCATTTTGAGATGGCAAGGGTTAGAGCTATTGAAAATGGGAAATATTTAATAAGGGCAGCAAACACAGGAATTTCAGCTGTTATTAATCCTGTAGGGGAAATTGATTACTCCCTTGGGCTTTTTGAAAAAGGGATCATACTTGATACTGTGTATCTAAACGATAGCCTGACATTCTGGAACAGGTATCACCACATTATTTTGATTTCATTTGTTTTATTATTTATTATTATTTTTATCAGGGTATTAATAAAAAAGTCATAACTTTCCGGAGGATTGTTATGAAAACCATAACTCAAGAAGTTGTAAATACCCTTGTTAGTCTTATGAAAAATATATTAGGAGAAAGAACCGTAAATATAATACTGAACCAGCTTGGAAAGAACATAACAGGAAGAGAGCTTATTTTTTCCTTTGCAGACGAAACACAGAAACTCCTTGGTGAAAAAGGGGGCTTTTCTTCAATGAGGCAGTTGGGAAGAGAGCTTGCAAGATCTTTGATGAATGAAAATCCCCCTGATCAGTGGGAAGGTATTCTTGAAAATGCCCTTTATGAGTTTGGATTTGCAAAAAGAATAGAAAAAGAGAAAAATTTTGCTTACATATGTAGCTGTGTTTTTTATGAGATACTGGAAAAAAACAGCCTAAAACCTATAGAACACTGTGTTTGCTGGGCTGGTTGGGGATTTATTGAAGGCTTTGTAAAAGAGATGGAAGGGGCAAAAGGTATTAAATGGACTGAAAGGGATTATGAAAAGGAAAAATGTAGGTTTGACTTTGTGTATTAAACCTTGAAAAAAAGGGTAAACAATCATATAATATTAGCCTCTTACGGAGGGTGTAGCTCAGCTGGCAGAGCACAAGGTTGTGGCCCTTGGGGTCGCGGGTTCAAGTCCCGTCACCCTCCCTTATAACTCTATCTGGGGAGCAGAAAATGAAAATCTATAAATACATGTCTGTTTTAATACTTTTGTCTATAGCTTTGTTTATTTCCGGTTGCACAGTTTCCACAAAAGACACATTCTCAAAAGAACCTGCCAAGCTACAACCTTTCACAGAGAGAATAGGTGATTATGTGTTCCCGATACCATCAAATTTCACAAGAAAAGATGATCTGTCTATGGTCTATGAAAATAAAGGTTCAGTTAGAGCATATCTGGTTTACACAGGTAAGGCTTCTACTCCCAAACTTATATCTTTTTTTGAAAAGTATATGAAAAAAAACGGCTGGGAAAAAGAGCTTTTTATTACAGGTGCTGATACAGTTCTTGCATACTCAAGGGATAAACAGCTTATAGTTTTTAAAGTTCAACAGAGTCTTGGTGGAACCATCTTGAAAGTTTTGCTGACAACAAAGTAAAATTGCATATATTATTTTTCTTCTGCGGGTGTGGCGGAATTGGCAGACGCGCAGGATTCAGGATCCTGTGGCCGCAAGGCCGTGTGGGTTCAACTCCCACCACCCGCATTTGATATGCGAGCGTGGCGGAATTGGCAGACGCGCAGGACTTAGGATCCTGTGGCCGCAAGGCCGTGAGGGTTCAACTCCCTCCGCTCGCATTCTGAATTTTATCAAATGATAATCTGACAAAAATATCATTATCCAGTATGCTTTTTATTTCACCTTTTATAAAGAATGACCTTTTTACAAAACTCAGGATATAGGGAGACAAAGTTTTCCTGATGTAGCCTATTTTCTCCCCCCTACTGTTTATAACCTTTAATGCATTTTTATCATGCCTGTTTATATCCTCCCATATCACATAAACGGTCTGCCCCTCTTTAAGATCATCTATAATCTTATTATCTGAGTATTTTGTGCCTACAACCCTCGTGGAAAAAGTGTCGTAGTTTTGAAAATAATATTCATAAATCTCGTTTTTGTATCCTATAAGATTTACATAATCAAAAGAGCCAAGCTCTGTTTCCATCAAAAAATTAAGTGCCTTCTGAAAGTCAAAATGATCCACAGCAAGAGCTATTATGCTGTTAGATTTGAAAATATCTTCTATCTCTCTGTAAGCCTTGAGATAAGCCTCCTTTTCCATAAATTTGAAAAAGTTCTTAAGCCTTATTACCCTTTCAAGACCAAACCCTATACCTGCAGAAGGATCAGCATAATACATAACTTCTATATCAAAAGGGAAAGGCTTAAAAGTAAGATCATTACAGTCTCCAAAGGCTACATTTCCTTTTTCATTAAAACAGACCTTCTTATCTTTACCAAATAAAAAACATATACACCTGTCTGCCTGTTCTTTTCCTGTAAACTGTTTTCTGTAAATATCCTGAATGTAGTAAGGAAGTTCCTTTTTTTCCTTGAAAAAATCCTTAAAAGCCCTGTAGTAATCCTTAAGGTAATCTGGAAGATACTCCTCAGGGTACTCTGCTTTGTTTATTTTGTCCAGATGCCACCACCATCTTTCAAGGGGCATATCAGGAGCTGAGTAAAACAGATTAAAAATAGGGATAGAAACAGTTTCCTTTAAGGCTGATCTATCTATCTCTCTTATTATCTCAAACCTTTCAAGCCTGTACCTGTGGGCAACATCTCTTTCTGATGCAAAACTTACAGGATACTCATCAATTTCGTTTACTTTGTTTCTCAGCTTAAAAGGGAGGAAAGACAGCCTGTCAAGAATTCCGACCCAATTTTTTACTTCATTTATGTAATTTTCAAAATCAAAATGCAACTCAAAAAGGTAAGACTCCCCTTTATAAATTAGCCATTTAACCCTTTTTTTGCTAAAAAGTATGTTCAGACTGATTTGTTCATCATCTTTTTCATAAACAGTTATTCTCTGGGCAGGTCTTGAGAGCTTTTCAATCTCATCGCCGAAGAGAATATCAAACTCATCTATATCTTCAACCTCCCCTTTCAGATATTCTCTCAAAGACCTGCCGTTTATAAAAGCATCAAGAATAAAATCGTAAGAAAGTTCAAAATCTTCTTCATAAACAACAAAATTCTCTTTTATATCAACGATATCAAACCTTAACTGATCCATCTAAAATCCTTATTTTTGGTTTTATTTCCTCTAAAATCTTTCTTGCCCTTTCAACTCTGCTGATAGAAACAGGATCCTTTTTCTTTCTGAGATCTTTTATGCATCTGTTTGCTTTCCTTAGATCCCTGACATAAAACCATCTTGCTATTTTTCTTGCTGTTTCTATAAGATCTCTACCGTTTTTCCTCCACTCCCTTTTAAATCTTCTAAGTTCTTTCTGGGGTGCATGAATGGAAAGCAGGTTCACCTCCTTATCTTTTCCGTCATTAAAAAGATTTTCCATTACTGATCTGAATGATCCCTTATACTTTTTCTTTTCTTCTCCGATCTTGACCCACAGTTCCATCAGCACCACCTCCTTTATCTTTTTAATGGTTTGTAATCTCCTTCATTTATAACCTGAACATCAGAGATATCAATATCACAAGGTTCATTACATGAAGGATCATTCTCCGATATTAGTTTGCATGCTATCTTTTTATAAATATCCTCTGAGTTTTCAACATTTAGGCTCTCAATAATACCTACCTTAAGATACAGGTTTTCATCTCCATAGTTTTTATAAACACATCTAAGCTCCCTCATATGCCCTTTTTTCTTTTCTATTTTCTGTTTTATGCTTTTACCAAAACTTTCCTCTATCAAAACTACAGAAAGCCTCTCATGAGGTTTTAAACTTCCTGAAATCAGACAGTAAAAGCCTTCCTTTTCAAGCAGTGGTGAGTCATTTTGATCAATAACCTTTCGGAAATGTTCAATGAATTTATCATTAGTATTATACTTTTTTGGTTTAAAAATTTCTATAGGCTGGCTCCATTTTATTACGGCTTTTATCATAATTTCCCTCCTTCTTTTTATGTTTAAAATATAGATAAATTTTCAGAATAAAAGCCCTAAGATAGATGATATAATAAAGGTTTGAATTTTTAAAAAATCTAAAAAGGAGTGGTTAGATGAGCGTTACTGTTGAAGAAAAAGGTCTCGTTAGGACACTGACAATTGAAGAAAAAGGGGAAGAAATAAAAAATCTTGTTGACAGCGTTGTCAAAGAAATACAAAAAACAGTGAATATACCGGGCTTTAGAAAGGGTCATGTTCCTGCTTCTGTGATAAAGGCAAGGTATAAGTCAGCACTGAAAGAAGAAGTGGCAAGAAAGTTTATCGGGGAGAAACTGCAGAAAATTCTTGAAGAAAAAAACCTTCAGCCTGTTTCTATGGATATAACATTTGGAGATGTTGAGCTTCAGGGAGATTCCTTGAAGCTGAAAGTTGCCTTTGAGGTTGCCCCTGAGTTTGAGCTTAAAACTTACGAAGGGCTGAAGATAGAAACAATAAAACATGAGGTAACAGAGGAAGACATACAGAACTACATAGACAGACTGAGAGACGAAAACGCAGAATGGGAACTCAAAGACAAAAAGATAGAAGAAGGGGATATGATAAAAATCCATTACCACATAAAAGCAGATACAGGAGAAGAAGAGGAAGATGAGTTTGAGGTGGTTATAGGTTCAGGACAGCTAAGACCTGAGATAGAAGAGCAGATAAAAGGAAAAAAAGCCGGAGATGAAGTAACTGTTGAAAATGTTTCCCTATACAACGAAAAAGGAGAAGAGTTTGGGAAGGCTACAGTAACAGTAAAAATCCTTGAGGTTAAAAAGAAAAAACTGCCTAAGTTTGACGACGAATTTGTCAAGAAAATAGGTCTCGGTGAAAATGTGGAACAGGCTAAAGAAAAAATTAAAGAAAAGATAGAAAATCAGATAAAAATAGCAAAAGAGCAGGAGCTTAACCAGAAAATAATAGACGAGCTTGCA from Persephonella sp. includes:
- the lnt gene encoding apolipoprotein N-acyltransferase → PFAFLGGFLIFLFIIKKEESFKNALFYSLITGISFSLFSFYWIVFAITHYGDVNIFVGIILFVIFSITFSIFQFVPFGLFFFKFKDYPLILPFIWVVLEILREFFPFTGFPWNLMGYTLSYINPIAQITSVGGIYSLSFLALCSAVSVYLFLERKNIISTFYVVGMMIIFLTLYVWGDHRIKSWEKNGISKNIAVIQGNIREDIKQSPNERLMILQTYIDLIKEASKHNVDLIILPESALPVYPLYQEEDVYRDFLFDQLKKIRKPVLSGFDNIYYKDHKLILHNSIFIIDKNGNILDHYSKIKLVPFGEYVPFPFGAFKPLFPYLQGYDFMPGRDKKILEFNKFKIVPLICYEVIFPVFVADFSKDGNIIVNVTNDAWFGKTVAPFQHFEMARVRAIENGKYLIRAANTGISAVINPVGEIDYSLGLFEKGIILDTVYLNDSLTFWNRYHHIILISFVLLFIIIFIRVLIKKS
- a CDS encoding HIRAN domain-containing protein, encoding MDQLRFDIVDIKENFVVYEEDFELSYDFILDAFINGRSLREYLKGEVEDIDEFDILFGDEIEKLSRPAQRITVYEKDDEQISLNILFSKKRVKWLIYKGESYLFELHFDFENYINEVKNWVGILDRLSFLPFKLRNKVNEIDEYPVSFASERDVAHRYRLERFEIIREIDRSALKETVSIPIFNLFYSAPDMPLERWWWHLDKINKAEYPEEYLPDYLKDYYRAFKDFFKEKKELPYYIQDIYRKQFTGKEQADRCICFLFGKDKKVCFNEKGNVAFGDCNDLTFKPFPFDIEVMYYADPSAGIGFGLERVIRLKNFFKFMEKEAYLKAYREIEDIFKSNSIIALAVDHFDFQKALNFLMETELGSFDYVNLIGYKNEIYEYYFQNYDTFSTRVVGTKYSDNKIIDDLKEGQTVYVIWEDINRHDKNALKVINSRGEKIGYIRKTLSPYILSFVKRSFFIKGEIKSILDNDIFVRLSFDKIQNASGGS
- the tig gene encoding trigger factor; protein product: MSVTVEEKGLVRTLTIEEKGEEIKNLVDSVVKEIQKTVNIPGFRKGHVPASVIKARYKSALKEEVARKFIGEKLQKILEEKNLQPVSMDITFGDVELQGDSLKLKVAFEVAPEFELKTYEGLKIETIKHEVTEEDIQNYIDRLRDENAEWELKDKKIEEGDMIKIHYHIKADTGEEEEDEFEVVIGSGQLRPEIEEQIKGKKAGDEVTVENVSLYNEKGEEFGKATVTVKILEVKKKKLPKFDDEFVKKIGLGENVEQAKEKIKEKIENQIKIAKEQELNQKIIDELAKQYDFEVPTSLVKAELEHLVQDYARQLENYGIKPSQEMLAAAAQGLEETAVKNVRVMFVINKIAEKEGIEVSEEEINKEIEELAKAYNTTADQLKSYLEKEGLINNIVYSLLKKKVLDLLKEKAEIVEMSKEEYEEKMKQQQEEEKAKQPKEKEEEKSSEEKKEEINEQK